A window of Pan paniscus chromosome 10, NHGRI_mPanPan1-v2.0_pri, whole genome shotgun sequence contains these coding sequences:
- the ATN1 gene encoding atrophin-1 isoform X4: MKTRQNKDSMSMRSGRKKEAPGPREELRSRGRASPGGVSTSSSDGKAEKSRQTAKKARVEEASTPKVNKQGRSEEISESESEETNAPKKTKTEELPRPQSPSDLDSLDGRSLNDDGSSDPRDIDQDNRSTSPSIYSPGSVENDSDSSSGLSQGPARPYHPPPLFPPSPQPPDSTPRQPEASFEPHPSVTPTGYHAPMEPPTSRMFQAPPGAPPPHPQLYPGGTGGVLSGPPMGPKGGGAASSVGGPNGGKQHPPPTTPISVSSSGASGAPPTKPPTTPVGGGNLPSAPPPANFPHVTPNLPPPPALRPLNNASASPPGLGAQPLPGHLPSPHAMGQGMGGLPPGPEKGPTLAPSPHSLPPASSSAPAPPMRFPYSSSSSSSAAASSSSSSSSSSASPFPASQALPSYPHSFPPPTSLSVSNQPPKYTQPSLPSQAVWSQGPPPPPPYGRLLANSNAHPGPFPPSTGAQSTAHPPVSTHHHHHQQQQQQQQQQQQQQQQQQQQQQHHGNSGPPPPGAFPHPLEGGSSHHAHPYAMSPSLGSLRPYPPGPAHLPPPHSQVSYSQAGPNGPPVSSSSNSSSSTSQGSYPCSHPSPSQGPQGAPYPFPPVPTVTTSSATLSTVIATVASSPAGYKTASPPGPPPYGKRAPSPGAYKTATPPGYKPGSPPSFRTGTPPGYRGTSPPAGPGTFKPGSPTVGPGPLPPAGPSGLPSLPPPPAAPASGPPLSATQIKQEPAEEYETPESPVPPARSPSPPPKVVDVPSHASQSARFNKHLDRGFNSCARSDLYFVPLEGSKLAKKRADLVEKVRREAEQRAREEKEREREREREKEREREKERELERSVKLAQEGRAPVECPSLGPVPHRPPFEPGSAVATVPPYLGPDTPALRTLSEYARPHVMSPGNRNHPFYVPLGAVDPGLLGYNVPALYSSDPAAREREREARERDLRDRLKPGFEVKPSELEPLHGVPGPGLDPFPRHGGLALQPGPPGLHPFPFHPSLGPLERERLALAAGPALRPDMSYAERLAAERQHAERVAALGNDPLARLQMLNVTPHHHQHSHIHSHLHLHQQDAIHAASASVHPLIDPLASGSHLTRIPYPAGTLPNPLLPHPLHENEVLRHQLFAAPYRDLPASLSAPMSAAHQLQAMHAQSAELQRLALEQQQWLHAHHPLHSVPLPAQEDYYSHLKKESDKPL; the protein is encoded by the exons ATGAAGACACGACAGAATAAAGACTCG ATGTCAATGAGGAGTGGACGGAAGAAAGAGGCCCCTGGGCCCCGGGAAGAACTGAGATCGAGGGGCCGGGCCTCCCCTGGAGGGGTCAGCACGTCCAGCAGTGATGGCAAAGCTGAGAAGTCCAGGCAGACAGCCAAG AAGGCCCGAGTAGAGGAAGCCTCCACCCCAAAGGTCAACAAGCAGGGTCGGAGTGAGGAGATCTCAGAGAGTGAAAGTGAGGAGACCAATGCACCAAAAAAGACCAAAACTGAG GAACTCCCTCGGCCACAGTCTCCCTCCGATCTGGATAGCTTGGACGGGCGGAGCCTTAATGATGATGGCAGCAGCGACCCTAGGGATATCGACCAGGACAACCGAAGCACGTCCCCCAGTATCTACAGCCCTGGAAGTGTGGAGAATGACTCCGACTCATCTTCTGGCCTGTCCCAGGGCCCAGCCCGCCCCTACCACCCACCTccactctttcctccttcccctcaaCCGCCAGACAGCACCCCTCGACAGCCAGAGGCTAGCTTTGAACCCCATCCTTCTGTGACACCCACTGGATATCATGCTCCCATGGAGCCCCCCACATCTCGAATGTTCCAGGCTCCTCCTGGGGCCCCTCCCCCTCACCCACAGCTCTATCCTGGGGGCACTGGTGGAGTTTTGTCTGGACCCCCAATGGGTCCCAAGGGGGGAGGGGCTGCCTCATCAGTGGGGGGCCCTAATGGGGGTAAGCAGCACCCCCCACCCACTACTCCCATTTCAGTATCAAGCTCTGGGGCTAGTGGTGCTCCCCCAACAAAGCCGCCTACCACTCCAGTGGGTGGTGGGAACCTACCTTCTGCTCCACCACCAGCCAACTTCCCCCATGTGACACCGAACctgcctcccccacctgccctgaGACCCCTCAACAATGCATCAGCCTCTCCCCCTGGCCTGGGGGCCCAACCACTACCTGGTCATCTGCCCTCTCCCCACGCCATGGGACAGGGTATGGGTGGACTTCCTCCTGGCCCAGAGAAGGGCCCAACTCTGGCTCCTTCACCCCACTCTCTGCctcctgcttcctcttctgccccAGCGCCCCCCATGAGGTTTCCTTATTCATCCTCTAGTAGTAGCTCTGCAGCTGCCTCCTCTTCcagttcttcctcctcttcctctgcctccccctTCCCAGCTTCCCAGGCATTGCCCAGCTACCCCCACTCTTTCCCTCCCCCAACAAGCCTCTCTGTCTCCAATCAGCCCCCCAAGTATACTCAGCCTTCTCTCCCATCCCAGGCTGTGTGGAGCCAGGGTCCCCCACCGCCTCCTCCCTATGGCCGCCTCTTAGCCAACAGCAATGCCCATCCaggccccttccctccctctactGGGGCCCAGTCCACCGCCCACCCACCAGTCTCaacacatcaccatcaccaccagcagcagcaacagcagcagcagcagcagcagcagcagcagcagcagcagcagcagcagcagcagcatcacggAAACTCTGGGCCCCCTCCTCCTGGAGCATTTCCCCACCCACTGGAGGGCGGTAGCTCCCACCACGCACACCCTTACGCCATGTCTCCCTCCCTGGGGTCTCTGAGGCCCTACCCACCAGGGCCAGCACACCTGCCCCCACCTCACAGCCAGGTGTCCTACAGCCAAGCAGGCCCCAATGGCCCTCCAGTCTCTTCCTCTTCCAACTCTTCCTCTTCCACTTCTCAAGGGTCCTACCCATGTTCAcacccctccccttcccaggGCCCTCAAGGGGCGCCCTACCCTTTCCCACCGGTGCCTACGGTCACCACCTCTTCGGCTACCCTTTCCACGGTCATTGCCACCGTGGCTTCCTCGCCAGCAGGCTACAAAACGGCCTCCCCACCTGGGCCCCCACCGTACGGAAAGAGAGCCCCGTCCCCGGGGGCCTACAAGACAGCCACCCCACCCGGATACAAACCCGGGTCGCCTCCCTCCTTCCGAACGGGGACCCCACCGGGCTATCGAGGAACCTCGCCACCTGCAGGCCCAGGGACCTTCAAGCCGGGCTCGCCCACCGTGGGACCTGGGCCCCTGCCACCTGCGGGGCCCTCAGGCCTGCCATCGCTGCCACCACCACCTGCGGCCCCTGCCTCAGGGCCGCCCCTGAGCGCCACGCAGATCAAACAGGAGCCGGCTGAGGAGTATGAGACCCCCGAGAGCCCGGTGCCCCCAGCCCGCAGCCCCTCGCCCCCTCCCAAGGTGGTAGATGTACCCAGCCATGCCAGTCAGTCTGCCAG GTTCAACAAACACCTGGATCGCGGCTTCAACTCGTGCGCGCGCAGCGACCTGTACTTCGTGCCACTGGAGGGCTCCAAGCTGGCCAAGAAGCGGGCCGACCTGGTGGAGAAGGTGCGGCGCGAGGCCGAGCAGCGCGCGCGCGAAGAAAAGGAGCGCGAGCGCGAGCGGGAACGCGAGAAAGAGCGCGAGCGCGAGAAGGAGCGCGAGCTTGAACGCAGCGTG AAGTTGGCTCAGGAGGGCCGTGCTCCGGTGGAATGCCCATCTCTGGGCCCAGTGCCCCATCGCCCTCCATTTGAACCGGGCAGTGCGGTGGCTACAGTGCCCCCCTACCTGGGTCCTGACACTCCAGCCTTGCGCACTCTCAGTGAATATGCCCGGCCTCATGTCATGTCTCCTGGCAATCGCAACCATCCATTCTACGTGCCCCTGGGGGCAGTGGACCCGGGGCTCCTGGGTTACAATGTCCCGGCCCTGTACAGCAGTGATCCAGCTGCCCGGGAGAGGGAACGGGAAGCCCGTGAACGAGACCTCCGTGACCGCCTCAAGCCTGGCTTTGAGGTGAAGCCTAGTGAGCTGGAACCCCTACATGGGGTCCCTGGGCCGGGCTTGGATCCCTTTCCCCGACATGGGGGCCTGGCTCTGCAGCCTGGCCCACCTGGCCTGCACCCTTTCCCCTTTCATCCGAGCCTGGGGCCCCTGGAGCGAGAACGTCTAGCGCTGGCAGCTGGGCCAGCCCTACGGCCTGACATGTCCTATGCTGAGCGGCTGGCAGCTGAGAGGCAGCACGCAGAAAGGGTGGCGGCCCTGGGCAATGACCCACTGGCCCGGCTGCAGATGCTCAATGTGACTCCCCATCACCACCAGCACTCCCACATCCACTCGCACCTGCACCTGCACCAGCAAGATGCTATCCATGCAG cctctgcctcggTGCACCCTCTCATTGACCCCCTGGCCTCAGGGTCTCACCTTACCCGGATCCCCTACCCAGCTGGAACTCTCCCTAACCCCCTGCTTCCTCACCCTCTGCACGAGAACGAAGTTCTTCGTCACCAGCTCTTTG CTGCCCCTTACCGGGACCTGCCGGCCTCCCTTTCTGCCCCGATGTCAGCAGCTCATCAGCTGCAGGCCATGCACGCACAGTCAGCTGAGCTGCAGCGCTTGGCGCTGgaacagcagcagtggctgcatgcCCATCACCCGCTGCACAGTGTGCCGCTGCCTGCCCAGGAGGACTACTACAG TCACCTGAAGAAGGAAAGCGACAAGCCACTGTAG